In the genome of Metabacillus litoralis, the window GATGAAGAAATACGGAATCAAATGATGACAATGCTCCTTGCAGGTCATGAAACCTCAGCCAATTTATTAACGTGGATTTTTTATGCTCTAAGTCAAAACCCTGAGGTAGAACGTAAATTTCATGAAGAGATTGATGCTATTTCTTTATTGGAAGAATCACCATTTGAGGTTTATAGTAAGCTAGCATATACTCAGCAAATGATGAAAGAAGCACTTCGCCTGTTTCCACCTGCTTGGCTTATATACAGAGAGGCAGATAAAGATGTGGAGTTATTAGGGGAGACGTTTAAAGAAGGAAGCACTTTTATGATTTGTTCTTATGCCATTCATCGTAATCATGAGATGTTCCCAAATCCAGAGGAGTTTCAGCCTGATCGGTTTGCGAGTGGATCTAATGAGAACATTCCTCCATTTGCTTATTTTCCCTTTGGAGGGGGCTCCCGAAGCTGCATTGGATATAAGTTTGCCGTTATGGAAACTGTCTTAATATTAGCGATTATAGGAAGAAAGTATAAATTTCGACATATTGAAGGTGAACAGGCTATACCTGATCCACTTGTTTCCCTTCGAATAAAGGATGGTCTTAGAATGGAGATAATTGAACGTTAGCTAAAGGGGGAGATAGGGTGTTAAGGGATGTTGTCATTATTGGTGGTGGTCTAACAGGTGTAATGGCTGCTAGAACTTTAAAAGAAAATGGTGTAGATGATGTGTTAGTCATTGAAAAAGGAAAAAGTCTTGGAGGAAGAATGGCAACAAGACGTATTGGAGAAGGCAGGGTTGATCATGGTGCTCAATTCTTTACAGTACGAACAAAGCATTTCCAATCCTTTGTGGAAGAGTGGGAGAAAAATGATTTCGTAAGCAAATGGTTCGGCAAAACCTACTCACGTTATAAAAGTAATAATGGAATGAACAGTCTCGTAAAAAAACTTGGTGAAAACCTGGAAGTGATATTTAATACAAAAGTTATTAACATTCAAAATGCCGAGGATCATTACTTATTACTAACTGATTGTCACACAAAAATTGCTGCAAAAGCGGTGATCATAACTGCGCCAGTACCACAATCAGTAGAATTGCTTCATAATTTAGAAATAGATCATAGGTTTAATAAGATGCTAAAAAATGTTACGTATCATCCTTGCTTTGTATTATTAGCATCTTTACCTACTTCATCTACTCTCCCAGAGGTAGGAATTCTTAATGAAAACTTGCCTGATGGACTCGACCGCATTGTTGATCATAAGAAAAAGGGAATTTCAAGTCTTACAACCCTTAGTATATACACAACAGGGCAATGGGCAAAAAATCATTATCATTTAGAAGATCATGAAATTAAGGCACTTCTTCTAGAGAGCTTAAAGCCTGTTTTACAGAAAGAAAAAATCATAGAGCTACAGCTAAAGAGG includes:
- a CDS encoding NAD(P)/FAD-dependent oxidoreductase, with protein sequence MLRDVVIIGGGLTGVMAARTLKENGVDDVLVIEKGKSLGGRMATRRIGEGRVDHGAQFFTVRTKHFQSFVEEWEKNDFVSKWFGKTYSRYKSNNGMNSLVKKLGENLEVIFNTKVINIQNAEDHYLLLTDCHTKIAAKAVIITAPVPQSVELLHNLEIDHRFNKMLKNVTYHPCFVLLASLPTSSTLPEVGILNENLPDGLDRIVDHKKKGISSLTTLSIYTTGQWAKNHYHLEDHEIKALLLESLKPVLQKEKIIELQLKRWRYSEATSTIKHPFLDLEQTFPLFLAGDVFLHKDDRSGRTRVESAFLSGVAAGEEMARRMVNKLNLKFSEN